From Amphritea atlantica, a single genomic window includes:
- a CDS encoding MFS transporter, with amino-acid sequence MRKALLSLFALFSSCIILYLGVGLMNILVPSRMGLEGISTDTIGLVLSMYFVGMLTGAIYSKQLVKRVGHIRVFAGSLAIEAICILAFTLDANALLWGVLRVLLGFSHACLLTAMESWLSDSATEETRGKILAVYNACIMGGLFGGQFLMGIAEPSDNMLFVLVGILFCMATLPVLFSRSQGPVIETVAPMSIISLYRISPLGVVTCLTSGAVYSALFNLLPVFAAEFHISGFQLSLFMGCAILGAFSLQFPVGALSDRFDRRTILLGLLLLSSVLGIAIVPLAAMEMMTSIFILCGLTSGMVACYYPLSVAEAFDKLKKSEMVAAMGSMLLAFGVGGAIGPYTASLVMSAFGSSSLFYFLAVTQTFLALFTVYRMTVSKALPVADQEDFVMQGEALTTSVHLDPRTEYTEPEAPLSSEAEMAMSIAESDPATAVKLARALTITNPERGTEVAAAVAKVPGIDVMRLYEVMKEAAPYQILEITRAIVKAKPELAADLVSRLAEWYPQQVIPVAIEVGRVFPEMRIEMARIAVASAPESATQVAEYYSRLIAEERESMRPADREDDTSESDALSMATELWDANPDQALDIAVTVAESLPESAVAMTEEYMSHYESETDNETSDADSGGTAESEEHDYHDAVEWVSRLSEAAPDQAMDVAATVVEAVPESMYEVTEEYLSATEDENETVADDDETQTVVAGSDSDDAETVLDEHEKAIEWLTRMSELSPEMSLNLAVKIVEAVPESAQYVAAEVARLLHESYQTDNTGLNAEPASEIRDAVELVNRLREVSPDSAEEVAVAVLENIPEAASDVVDAISVGAESREGEWVDSIDRDSEKQVDNRHDQLGDNSEDKRGEAGR; translated from the coding sequence GTGCGTAAAGCTCTGTTGTCATTGTTTGCCCTGTTTAGCAGTTGCATAATCCTCTATCTGGGTGTCGGCCTGATGAACATTCTGGTCCCGTCACGAATGGGGCTGGAAGGCATCTCAACCGATACAATCGGTCTGGTGTTGTCTATGTATTTCGTGGGGATGCTGACCGGGGCTATCTATAGTAAACAGCTGGTTAAACGGGTTGGACACATCCGGGTGTTTGCCGGCAGCCTGGCTATCGAAGCGATCTGTATTCTGGCTTTTACACTGGATGCCAATGCGCTGCTATGGGGCGTATTGAGAGTTTTGCTTGGCTTCAGCCACGCCTGCCTGCTGACCGCGATGGAAAGCTGGCTCAGTGACAGTGCCACCGAAGAAACCCGGGGTAAAATCCTTGCGGTCTATAATGCCTGTATCATGGGCGGGCTGTTTGGCGGACAGTTCCTGATGGGGATTGCTGAACCGTCTGACAATATGCTTTTTGTTCTGGTGGGAATTCTGTTCTGCATGGCGACCCTGCCGGTGCTTTTCAGTCGCTCACAGGGCCCGGTTATCGAAACCGTAGCGCCTATGTCGATCATCTCTCTGTACCGGATATCACCCCTGGGTGTTGTGACCTGCTTAACCTCAGGTGCAGTTTATTCAGCCCTGTTTAACCTGTTACCGGTTTTCGCAGCTGAATTTCATATCAGTGGTTTCCAGCTATCGCTGTTCATGGGGTGTGCCATATTAGGTGCGTTTAGTCTGCAATTTCCGGTGGGCGCTCTGTCGGATCGTTTTGACCGGCGGACCATCCTGTTAGGTTTATTGTTGCTCTCATCCGTACTGGGTATCGCGATTGTGCCATTGGCAGCGATGGAGATGATGACCAGTATCTTTATTCTCTGCGGCCTGACTTCAGGAATGGTAGCCTGTTATTACCCCCTGAGTGTGGCTGAGGCGTTTGATAAGCTGAAAAAATCGGAAATGGTTGCGGCTATGGGAAGCATGTTGCTGGCGTTTGGTGTCGGTGGCGCTATCGGTCCCTATACGGCGTCGCTGGTCATGTCGGCCTTTGGTAGTTCCAGTCTGTTCTATTTTCTCGCGGTTACGCAGACTTTTCTGGCACTGTTCACGGTCTATCGTATGACTGTCAGCAAGGCGTTGCCGGTGGCAGATCAGGAGGACTTCGTTATGCAGGGTGAAGCACTGACCACGTCGGTACATCTGGATCCGCGGACTGAATATACAGAGCCTGAGGCTCCGCTGAGCTCCGAGGCCGAGATGGCAATGAGCATTGCTGAATCTGATCCTGCTACTGCGGTTAAACTGGCGCGTGCGCTGACCATTACCAATCCGGAAAGAGGCACCGAAGTGGCTGCAGCTGTGGCTAAAGTTCCGGGCATCGATGTGATGCGTCTGTATGAGGTCATGAAGGAAGCGGCGCCTTATCAGATACTGGAGATCACCCGGGCCATTGTGAAGGCTAAACCTGAGCTTGCCGCTGACCTGGTGTCCCGTCTGGCTGAATGGTATCCCCAGCAGGTGATACCGGTTGCAATCGAAGTGGGCCGGGTCTTTCCAGAGATGCGCATCGAGATGGCGCGTATTGCCGTTGCATCAGCGCCAGAATCAGCTACTCAGGTGGCCGAATACTATTCACGTCTGATTGCTGAAGAGCGGGAATCGATGCGGCCGGCTGACCGTGAAGATGATACCAGTGAGTCCGATGCGCTGAGTATGGCGACTGAACTCTGGGATGCTAATCCGGATCAGGCGCTGGATATCGCGGTAACCGTTGCGGAGTCGCTTCCGGAATCCGCGGTGGCAATGACTGAAGAGTATATGTCTCATTACGAATCAGAGACAGATAATGAAACCTCTGATGCGGACTCAGGCGGTACGGCTGAGAGTGAGGAACATGATTATCATGATGCCGTTGAGTGGGTCTCCAGGCTTTCTGAAGCGGCACCTGATCAGGCGATGGATGTCGCTGCAACTGTGGTAGAAGCAGTGCCTGAGTCTATGTATGAGGTTACTGAAGAGTATCTTTCTGCTACCGAAGATGAAAATGAAACGGTAGCCGATGACGACGAAACTCAGACTGTTGTCGCTGGTTCCGATTCTGATGACGCAGAAACGGTACTGGATGAGCATGAGAAAGCAATTGAGTGGCTCACCCGCATGTCTGAACTATCGCCGGAAATGTCACTCAATCTGGCGGTAAAAATTGTTGAAGCGGTACCGGAAAGCGCACAGTATGTGGCTGCAGAAGTTGCACGGCTGCTGCATGAAAGTTATCAGACGGACAATACCGGCCTGAATGCTGAGCCTGCCAGCGAAATTCGGGATGCGGTCGAGCTGGTAAACCGACTCCGAGAGGTATCACCGGATAGCGCTGAAGAGGTGGCGGTAGCGGTGCTTGAAAATATTCCTGAGGCGGCATCTGATGTGGTCGATGCCATCAGTGTCGGCGCCGAGTCCCGTGAGGGTGAGTGGGTCGATTCCATCGACAGGGACAGCGAAAAACAGGTCGATAATCGTCATGATCAGCTGGGTGATAACAGCGAAGACAAGCGTGGTGAAGCGGGCCGATAA
- a CDS encoding hotdog fold thioesterase, giving the protein MSIWKTEKSVDELQLFARNTLIDHLGIKITEIGPDYISASMPVDCRTHQPMGLLHGGASVVLAETLGSVAAQLASEPGQRCVGLEINANHLSGISTGHVYGTASPVHIGRSTQVWDIRIVDEKEKAICVSRLTVAVLGK; this is encoded by the coding sequence ATGTCAATCTGGAAAACTGAAAAGAGCGTCGACGAGTTACAGCTGTTTGCCCGAAACACGCTCATCGATCATCTTGGTATTAAAATCACTGAGATTGGTCCTGATTATATCAGTGCCTCAATGCCGGTTGATTGCAGAACACATCAACCGATGGGACTTCTGCATGGGGGCGCATCAGTCGTATTGGCTGAAACACTCGGTAGTGTTGCCGCACAACTGGCATCAGAACCTGGCCAGCGTTGTGTCGGACTTGAGATAAATGCAAATCATCTGTCGGGAATCAGCACAGGGCATGTTTACGGTACCGCATCACCCGTTCATATCGGTCGTTCAACCCAGGTGTGGGATATCCGAATCGTCGACGAAAAGGAAAAGGCGATTTGCGTTTCCCGGTTAACGGTAGCTGTATTAGGGAAGTAG
- a CDS encoding DUF393 domain-containing protein yields MRMSDRGQITVFYDGSCSGCVRDRHYYESLQAEDDQSVIWFDITHQETQLRAWGIDPRKALLELHVRDANGIIRTELDAYRLLMSRVPRLKWLGWLLGLPLIRPVCSQLYHVWVERRLRREGRL; encoded by the coding sequence GTGAGGATGTCTGACAGAGGCCAAATTACCGTATTTTATGATGGTTCCTGCTCCGGCTGTGTGCGTGACCGGCACTACTACGAGTCGCTTCAGGCAGAAGATGATCAAAGTGTAATCTGGTTTGATATCACTCATCAGGAGACGCAACTCAGGGCCTGGGGGATTGATCCTCGTAAAGCCCTGCTGGAGCTGCATGTCAGGGATGCGAATGGCATTATTCGGACCGAACTCGATGCCTATCGATTACTGATGTCACGGGTTCCCCGCCTCAAATGGCTGGGGTGGTTACTCGGTTTGCCGCTGATACGTCCGGTTTGCAGTCAGTTATATCACGTCTGGGTTGAGCGGCGGCTGCGTAGGGAGGGGCGTTTATAG
- a CDS encoding M48 family metallopeptidase, which yields MSRNQKSNFLSGYSAELQQQAETLIDSGKLPDYLRKRYQSGHAVSNSKALYQYTLDIKNSYLRQSAPLSKVEYDDRIDVIHNALGLHTHISRVQGNKLRAKKEIRIATLFKQAPEPFLRMIVVHELAHIREKEHNRSFYKLCQHMEPDYHQLELDLRLYLTCLDRFGPVY from the coding sequence ATGAGCCGTAACCAAAAGAGCAATTTTTTATCCGGGTATTCGGCTGAATTGCAACAGCAGGCGGAAACGCTGATTGACTCGGGTAAACTTCCTGACTATCTGCGCAAGCGTTATCAGTCGGGCCATGCTGTTTCAAACTCGAAAGCGCTCTACCAATACACGCTGGACATTAAAAACAGTTACCTGCGGCAATCAGCCCCTCTTAGCAAGGTTGAATATGATGACCGTATCGATGTGATCCATAATGCTCTGGGGCTGCATACCCATATATCCCGTGTTCAGGGTAATAAGCTACGGGCAAAAAAAGAGATCCGTATCGCTACGCTGTTTAAGCAGGCGCCAGAGCCTTTTTTAAGAATGATTGTGGTTCATGAATTGGCGCACATCCGTGAGAAGGAGCATAACCGCTCTTTTTATAAATTGTGCCAGCATATGGAGCCGGATTATCATCAGCTTGAATTAGATCTCCGGCTTTACCTGACCTGTCTGGACCGGTTTGGTCCGGTCTACTGA
- a CDS encoding DUF1499 domain-containing protein: MLLIVSGYFAFQGYLSRSHKGAGLVDGRLAPCGPKPNSVCSIDASDKEHYIKPLALSVSSLSSVTTGVERLGGKIVAVNTDYLAAEFSSTVFGFVDDLELLRDADAGVIHIRSASRVGYSDMGVNRKRVEALRKLLENGQ; this comes from the coding sequence ATGCTGCTTATCGTGTCAGGCTATTTCGCCTTTCAGGGGTATCTGTCGCGCAGTCACAAAGGGGCAGGGCTGGTTGATGGCAGGTTGGCACCCTGTGGACCCAAACCGAATTCAGTTTGCAGTATTGACGCCAGTGATAAGGAACACTATATAAAACCGCTGGCGTTAAGTGTCAGTAGTCTGTCCTCTGTGACCACCGGGGTTGAGCGTTTAGGTGGCAAGATCGTCGCGGTTAATACAGACTATCTGGCCGCTGAGTTCAGCTCTACTGTGTTTGGTTTTGTTGATGACCTGGAACTGCTGCGGGATGCAGACGCCGGTGTTATCCATATCCGTTCAGCTTCCCGGGTGGGTTATTCAGATATGGGCGTGAATCGCAAGCGGGTAGAGGCGTTACGTAAACTGCTGGAGAATGGGCAATGA
- a CDS encoding DMT family transporter, which translates to MNWLLLSFLVIIWGTSFMVTAIAIEGGLSALTITLLRVSLGAAVITLFTYSRGLRLPLDVKSWASFMLLGLFGSALPFMLITWGQQSVPSATTGVLMAIMPFVTMLIAHYFVEGERFNRYKMIGLILAFSGVIFILNPFVAGSVDLLGALAILTAASSYALNTVLIRLLPKFNPLIAGSGMLLCGLLLLSPFVFSDANALLDELRYDAKPSAIMAVIWLGCMPAGAASIIYFIVVNRAGPSFLSNCNFLIPVVAYFAGTLILGETVSLNSLIALIGILTGIGLTRVIR; encoded by the coding sequence ATCAACTGGCTTCTTCTGAGTTTTCTGGTAATCATCTGGGGCACCTCATTTATGGTGACTGCAATCGCTATCGAGGGAGGGCTGTCGGCCCTCACCATAACACTGTTAAGAGTATCCCTCGGCGCAGCGGTCATAACGCTGTTTACCTATTCAAGAGGTTTGCGGTTGCCCCTCGATGTAAAAAGCTGGGCCAGTTTTATGCTGCTGGGGCTGTTTGGCAGTGCGCTGCCATTTATGCTGATTACCTGGGGACAGCAATCGGTCCCATCAGCGACAACCGGTGTACTTATGGCGATTATGCCATTTGTAACGATGCTCATTGCCCACTATTTTGTAGAGGGTGAGCGGTTCAACCGTTATAAAATGATAGGATTGATTCTCGCCTTCTCCGGGGTCATCTTTATACTCAACCCTTTTGTCGCAGGCAGCGTGGATCTGTTAGGTGCGTTGGCGATCCTTACAGCAGCCAGCAGCTACGCGCTAAATACCGTTCTGATACGCTTGCTACCGAAATTCAACCCGTTAATCGCAGGCTCAGGAATGTTGCTCTGTGGTCTGTTGCTGCTATCCCCTTTTGTCTTCTCTGACGCAAATGCTCTCCTCGATGAGCTGCGTTATGACGCGAAGCCCAGCGCTATTATGGCGGTTATCTGGCTGGGATGTATGCCGGCGGGTGCCGCCTCAATCATCTACTTCATTGTCGTCAACCGGGCTGGCCCAAGCTTTCTGTCTAACTGTAACTTCCTGATTCCGGTGGTCGCCTATTTTGCCGGAACCCTTATTCTGGGTGAAACCGTCTCCTTAAACAGTCTGATCGCACTGATCGGAATTCTCACGGGAATCGGCCTGACCAGGGTGATCCGGTGA
- a CDS encoding GNAT family N-acetyltransferase, translating to MTYKIPEFISTSRLELVRVTIDDWPSLHHFYKDVEATRYTTGYPLSEGESWRIVAALIGHWEIHGYGPYTLKLKGSGAVVGIVGLWYPGDWPEPEIMWSLIPGYTGRGYAGEAALAVRQMAAEYLPRLQLISLIFEQNMPSRKLAESLGATLEKRFLFRDKEALIYRHLSPDHPGQADSRENSDQCDQTV from the coding sequence GTGACGTATAAAATACCGGAATTTATCAGTACCTCCCGTTTAGAACTGGTCAGGGTGACAATAGATGACTGGCCTTCGCTGCATCATTTTTATAAAGATGTTGAGGCAACCCGCTATACAACAGGGTATCCACTGAGCGAAGGGGAAAGCTGGCGAATCGTAGCCGCGTTAATCGGTCACTGGGAGATTCATGGTTATGGCCCCTATACGTTGAAACTGAAAGGCAGCGGCGCTGTGGTCGGCATTGTCGGACTCTGGTATCCGGGGGACTGGCCCGAGCCTGAGATTATGTGGTCTCTGATTCCGGGATATACCGGACGGGGGTATGCCGGTGAAGCGGCATTGGCGGTCAGGCAGATGGCGGCTGAATATCTTCCCCGGTTGCAGCTGATCAGTCTGATTTTTGAGCAAAACATGCCTTCGCGAAAACTGGCCGAGTCATTGGGAGCGACCCTTGAAAAGCGTTTTCTGTTTCGTGATAAGGAGGCATTGATTTACCGCCATCTGTCACCGGATCACCCTGGTCAGGCCGATTCCCGTGAGAATTCCGATCAGTGCGATCAGACTGTTTAA
- a CDS encoding helix-turn-helix domain-containing protein codes for MAQTAALVQTLKKQLKAQGKTYLDVAQALDLSEASVKRLFSEQNFTLHRLESIAEIAGLELTGLFRLMAQEQQRLTQLTREQEQEIATDLELLLVAVSVINGFGFEDIISHYDITEHQCIRKLAQLDRLRLIELQPNNRIKLLIDPNFSWCPNGPIQQFFQQKVEQDFFQSRFDKKHEKLIVLNGVLTPEANLAMQKKMERIAEEFNSLIRDDSPLPMDQKHGNTMVLAIRQWQYSLFKNYRKS; via the coding sequence ATGGCTCAGACAGCAGCACTGGTGCAAACCCTGAAGAAACAACTGAAAGCACAGGGAAAGACCTACCTCGATGTTGCTCAGGCACTGGACCTGAGTGAAGCATCCGTTAAACGACTTTTTTCGGAACAAAACTTCACGCTTCACAGACTTGAGAGCATCGCAGAAATTGCGGGTCTGGAGTTAACCGGGCTGTTCCGGCTGATGGCTCAGGAGCAACAACGACTGACTCAGCTTACCCGTGAACAAGAGCAGGAGATCGCAACGGACCTCGAACTTCTGCTGGTCGCCGTGAGTGTCATTAACGGGTTCGGATTCGAAGATATCATCTCCCATTACGATATCACCGAACACCAGTGCATCCGTAAACTGGCTCAGCTCGACCGCCTGCGCCTTATCGAACTTCAGCCGAACAACAGAATAAAGTTACTCATTGATCCTAACTTTAGCTGGTGTCCCAACGGACCAATTCAGCAATTTTTCCAACAGAAAGTTGAACAGGATTTCTTTCAGTCCCGGTTTGATAAAAAGCATGAGAAACTGATCGTGCTCAACGGTGTTCTCACCCCTGAAGCCAACCTCGCAATGCAGAAAAAAATGGAGCGAATTGCCGAAGAGTTTAACAGCCTGATCCGCGATGACTCCCCCCTGCCGATGGATCAAAAGCATGGCAATACCATGGTACTGGCAATCCGCCAGTGGCAATACAGCCTGTTCAAGAATTATCGCAAAAGCTAA
- a CDS encoding VWA domain-containing protein: MNIKTLSGTLALSTLLTLTAAAPPAEAAGLLKPVNSTLPELSIREHHVNVALEHSYAVTTVEQVFHNPSAQALEAIYSFPVPEHAAVGEFTYWINGQPVTGEVVKKQQARQIYEQEKNAGREAALVEKDSYKTFDISVTPVQPNSDVRIKLVYIQPAQLDSGVGRYVYPLEDGGVDVQKNSFWSRNEVVDEKFSFEMRLASGYPVDSIRLPQHAQAAIQQISPNQWQINMASQSGVLSHTGPTDDQPDAAELQSQQPSTGQFNTAGVVPAASLDKDIVVYWRHSQNLPGSLDLISYKASAATPGTFMMTLTPGDDLGALQGGRDWVFVLDVSGSMQGKYTTLVEGVRQGLAKLQPDDRFKIVLFNNSATDFSHGFQPATAAVITPLLNQLQQYQPGNGTDLYSGLTQGLKGLDADRSTAMILVTDGVANLGVTEKKRFLDLMENADIRLFTFVMGNSANRPLLNGMTEVSNGFAISVSNADDIVGQLMLATSKMTHQALRDVELKIDGGRVTDLTPEQINSVYRGEQLTVLGHYRKPGPVQISLTGKVGGQLRSYTTEITLPQQSLLHPELERIWAFASIENMQAKMDYLGADESSNADTKQAITDLAIQYDLVTDYTSMLVVRDEVFKQLNIERNNQLRTETENSARQQRLQQPVTSQRADSQKPMFNQSNNRASLGGSGSGAVGHWVLLLLGVLLLVQYSNHRNRRKS, translated from the coding sequence ATGAACATCAAAACACTCTCGGGCACCCTTGCCCTGAGCACGTTGCTGACACTCACAGCCGCAGCCCCACCAGCCGAAGCCGCAGGGTTACTGAAACCGGTCAACTCAACCCTGCCTGAGCTCAGTATCCGTGAGCATCATGTCAATGTCGCACTAGAGCACAGTTATGCCGTAACTACCGTAGAACAGGTATTTCACAACCCGTCGGCACAGGCCCTGGAAGCAATATACAGTTTCCCTGTGCCGGAACACGCAGCGGTGGGTGAATTTACCTACTGGATCAATGGTCAGCCGGTCACCGGTGAAGTGGTTAAGAAGCAGCAGGCCCGACAGATCTATGAACAGGAAAAAAACGCCGGACGTGAAGCCGCACTGGTTGAGAAAGACAGCTATAAAACATTCGATATCAGTGTTACGCCGGTACAGCCGAACAGCGATGTCCGTATAAAACTGGTGTATATACAGCCAGCCCAGCTGGATTCGGGTGTAGGTCGCTATGTGTACCCGCTGGAAGATGGTGGTGTCGATGTACAAAAAAATTCGTTCTGGAGCCGCAATGAAGTCGTCGATGAAAAGTTCAGTTTCGAGATGCGACTCGCTTCAGGTTACCCTGTCGATTCTATTCGCCTGCCCCAGCATGCACAGGCAGCCATTCAACAGATCAGCCCTAACCAGTGGCAGATTAATATGGCCAGTCAGTCCGGCGTGCTGTCGCATACCGGGCCAACCGATGATCAACCCGATGCAGCAGAACTACAGTCACAACAGCCGTCGACTGGGCAGTTCAACACTGCGGGTGTCGTGCCTGCAGCCAGCCTGGACAAAGACATTGTGGTTTACTGGCGGCATAGCCAGAATCTGCCGGGCAGCCTGGACCTGATCAGCTATAAGGCATCCGCAGCAACTCCCGGCACCTTTATGATGACACTGACCCCAGGGGATGACCTGGGCGCTTTGCAGGGAGGCCGTGACTGGGTGTTTGTGCTCGATGTGTCAGGATCGATGCAGGGCAAGTACACCACACTGGTCGAGGGGGTTCGCCAGGGTTTAGCCAAACTGCAGCCTGATGACCGCTTTAAAATCGTTTTGTTTAATAATTCTGCCACCGATTTCTCCCACGGATTTCAGCCAGCAACGGCCGCAGTCATTACCCCCCTGCTGAATCAGCTTCAACAATACCAGCCCGGCAACGGCACAGACCTGTATTCAGGACTGACTCAGGGCTTAAAAGGGCTTGATGCTGACCGCAGCACAGCGATGATTCTGGTCACCGATGGTGTGGCAAATTTAGGCGTTACTGAGAAGAAGCGGTTTCTTGATCTGATGGAAAATGCCGATATCCGTCTGTTTACTTTCGTCATGGGCAATAGTGCTAATCGCCCGCTGTTGAACGGTATGACCGAGGTTTCCAACGGATTTGCCATCAGCGTATCCAATGCCGACGATATTGTCGGTCAACTGATGCTGGCAACCAGCAAGATGACCCACCAGGCGTTAAGAGATGTTGAGTTGAAGATCGATGGTGGCCGGGTGACCGACCTTACCCCTGAGCAGATCAACTCAGTTTACCGGGGCGAGCAACTCACCGTTCTCGGACATTACCGTAAACCCGGACCGGTGCAGATATCCCTGACGGGCAAGGTCGGCGGTCAGCTGCGCAGCTACACCACGGAGATAACACTGCCGCAACAAAGCTTACTGCATCCCGAACTGGAACGAATCTGGGCCTTTGCCAGTATCGAAAATATGCAGGCTAAAATGGATTACTTAGGCGCTGATGAAAGCAGCAATGCTGATACCAAACAGGCGATTACCGACCTTGCCATACAATACGACCTGGTGACCGACTATACCTCGATGCTGGTCGTCAGGGATGAGGTCTTTAAACAACTGAATATCGAGCGTAACAATCAGCTGCGTACCGAAACAGAGAACAGTGCCCGCCAGCAGCGACTGCAACAACCGGTCACCAGTCAGCGTGCAGACAGCCAGAAACCGATGTTCAATCAGTCAAACAACAGAGCATCCCTTGGCGGCAGTGGATCAGGCGCGGTGGGACACTGGGTTTTACTGCTGCTCGGCGTTTTACTGCTGGTTCAGTACAGCAACCACCGTAATCGCAGAAAGTCGTGA
- the rrtA gene encoding rhombosortase has product MSPITMNYRHNRLTPPATAGGILRLPLITLTLLLCSLPLSLSADLFQLSYFDRSLIHQGQLWRLVTGHLCHTSISHLGWDLLAFAVAAGYLELHSRRVLQASLLAGLIMLDMLLLSTWSEVTRYAGLSGLLFAPLVISLFIFARKQHSLNGWLPMLICLGKLIWEQFSQQALLSESPWPPYPAAHLAGTLGGALWLIIDLEKNAFGITTTDIKQLNIRALHPDLKVLSQQEKQDI; this is encoded by the coding sequence ATGAGCCCAATCACGATGAACTATCGCCATAACCGGTTAACGCCTCCCGCAACAGCGGGAGGAATACTCCGGCTACCGCTGATAACACTCACCCTACTGTTATGCAGTCTGCCGCTAAGTCTGTCTGCGGATCTGTTTCAACTGAGTTATTTTGACCGGTCCCTGATTCATCAGGGGCAACTGTGGAGACTAGTTACAGGGCATCTTTGTCATACATCGATCAGCCATCTGGGCTGGGATCTGCTGGCATTCGCCGTTGCCGCCGGTTATCTGGAGTTGCACTCCCGGAGAGTGTTACAGGCATCACTGCTGGCAGGTCTGATCATGCTCGATATGCTGCTTTTGTCCACCTGGTCAGAGGTGACCCGTTATGCAGGACTATCCGGATTACTGTTTGCCCCGTTGGTTATCAGCCTGTTTATATTTGCGAGAAAACAACACTCGTTAAATGGCTGGTTACCCATGCTGATCTGTCTGGGTAAACTGATCTGGGAACAGTTCAGTCAGCAGGCCCTGTTAAGCGAGAGTCCCTGGCCGCCTTACCCCGCTGCGCACCTAGCAGGCACGCTTGGAGGGGCACTATGGTTGATAATCGATTTAGAGAAAAACGCTTTTGGAATAACAACTACTGACATAAAACAGCTCAATATCAGAGCGCTTCACCCTGATTTAAAGGTTTTAAGTCAGCAGGAAAAACAAGATATTTAA
- a CDS encoding DUF2029 domain-containing protein, with amino-acid sequence MPALAQSKLLDVLLCFYGIVVLVASFMVAPMHDYALYFAHWDLILRGGDPWAKIDAPNAYGPFYNFLALPYAVHSQLPKLIFSACWLAIVLYTVRKFSTLQGLAVNVKWLFAVFWLLNPFFIVSTVFFGFNDSLVALLCFLAVLIAVEGNRKSSLLIITAGVLTKIYPLFLLPFLNKSWKSVGRNILIFVVSLMLVYLITYLIWGPSFLVAFGKANGREPTLFSIMMFFSGDFFPFKSVGHFLISLNKLLVLGTVFYLFKRFQRGKIEQHTVFLAGFTAVLMFYKAGQQQFYLSFFAIFAAWVLIEFRKELPNMKAFYSVIALGVWMMLMAGIVYPLTSYMSGEFEWIRHIIGLPTFVLLCISFKYLVFPADLKPLNQGEAL; translated from the coding sequence ATGCCTGCTCTCGCTCAATCAAAATTACTTGATGTTTTACTTTGTTTTTATGGGATAGTGGTTCTGGTTGCCAGTTTTATGGTTGCCCCTATGCATGACTATGCGCTCTATTTTGCGCATTGGGATCTGATTCTTCGCGGCGGTGATCCCTGGGCAAAAATTGATGCCCCTAATGCCTATGGCCCGTTTTATAATTTTTTGGCCTTGCCATATGCAGTGCATAGCCAATTGCCAAAGCTGATATTTTCCGCATGCTGGTTAGCGATAGTGCTGTATACCGTTCGTAAGTTCAGTACTCTGCAAGGGCTGGCTGTTAATGTAAAATGGTTGTTTGCCGTTTTCTGGTTATTAAATCCCTTCTTTATCGTTAGTACAGTTTTCTTTGGTTTTAATGATAGTCTGGTTGCGCTGCTATGCTTTCTGGCGGTGCTAATTGCAGTTGAAGGTAACAGAAAATCATCGTTGTTGATTATTACTGCCGGTGTTCTGACCAAAATCTATCCTCTTTTCTTATTGCCTTTCCTGAATAAAAGCTGGAAATCCGTAGGACGAAATATTCTTATTTTTGTCGTGTCTCTCATGCTGGTTTATCTGATTACTTATCTGATCTGGGGGCCTTCCTTTCTGGTCGCATTCGGTAAGGCCAACGGTCGTGAACCGACTTTGTTTTCTATTATGATGTTTTTTTCCGGTGATTTTTTTCCATTTAAGAGCGTCGGACATTTTTTGATTTCTCTTAATAAGTTGCTTGTTCTCGGAACTGTTTTTTATCTGTTTAAGCGGTTTCAGCGTGGAAAAATTGAGCAGCATACGGTGTTTCTTGCTGGTTTTACCGCAGTGTTGATGTTTTATAAAGCGGGACAGCAGCAATTCTATCTCTCCTTTTTTGCTATTTTTGCTGCCTGGGTGCTGATTGAGTTCCGCAAAGAGCTGCCAAATATGAAAGCATTTTATTCAGTAATCGCATTAGGTGTATGGATGATGTTGATGGCCGGTATTGTCTATCCACTTACCAGTTATATGAGTGGTGAATTTGAGTGGATCAGGCACATCATTGGCCTGCCAACGTTTGTCTTACTGTGTATTTCATTTAAATATCTTGTTTTTCCTGCTGACTTAAAACCTTTAAATCAGGGTGAAGCGCTCTGA